One Desulfovibrio sp. genomic window carries:
- a CDS encoding AbrB family transcriptional regulator yields MGTTLMLFAVGLAGSFVFDRFDLPGGAMTGAMIAVVIFKSCGSITAPDMTHWVRFLVYGCVGVIVGNMYNPGMLDAVRETWPMMLLSTCIILMAGLLCTWIAVRWGGLSVGGAYLATSPGGFNAVVALSGGTGAEAPMVMVYHLVRIYAIVLLSPFVGKLLMSLSK; encoded by the coding sequence ATGGGCACAACGCTGATGCTGTTTGCCGTAGGGCTTGCGGGAAGTTTTGTTTTTGACCGGTTCGACCTGCCCGGTGGAGCCATGACCGGAGCCATGATTGCCGTGGTCATTTTCAAAAGCTGCGGTTCCATCACCGCACCAGACATGACGCACTGGGTGCGCTTTCTGGTTTATGGCTGCGTGGGGGTTATTGTGGGCAACATGTACAACCCGGGCATGCTTGATGCCGTGCGCGAAACATGGCCCATGATGCTGCTTTCAACTTGCATCATTCTGATGGCAGGTCTGCTGTGCACCTGGATAGCCGTGCGCTGGGGGGGGCTGTCTGTGGGTGGGGCCTATCTGGCCACCAGCCCCGGCGGCTTCAACGCAGTTGTGGCCCTTTCGGGCGGCACGGGAGCAGAGGCCCCCATGGTCATGGTGTACCATCTGGTGCGTATCTATGCCATTGTGCTGCTGTCACCATTTGTAGGCAAGCTGCTGATGTCTTTATCGAAATAA
- a CDS encoding sulfite exporter TauE/SafE family protein: protein MLIFAAMLLLGILLGFVGAGGAGVMITMLSVGFNIPMHVALGTSLAAMAFTSLSGSISHFREGNVNRRLGLLMGAFGAVGAFWGAHISSSLASETLKPLTGIVLIFSALLIYLRVFHPKHPVFSIRCNNTGGMRFWLLTSVVGMFNGLVSGACGVGATPFIQLTLLIIFNVPLYQTVGTTMLVILPIAVLGSLGFLAAGHLDPTLFVQVLAGQIIGAYVGAKFTRMAPQLLLKSCMVLLPALGGIILLLSR, encoded by the coding sequence ATGCTTATTTTTGCCGCCATGCTTTTGTTGGGAATACTTTTGGGCTTTGTGGGTGCTGGCGGCGCGGGGGTCATGATCACCATGCTCAGCGTGGGATTCAACATCCCCATGCATGTGGCCCTGGGCACATCGTTGGCTGCCATGGCCTTTACCTCGCTTTCCGGCTCCATCAGCCACTTTCGCGAGGGCAACGTAAACCGCCGTCTGGGCCTGCTCATGGGCGCGTTTGGCGCGGTGGGGGCCTTCTGGGGCGCACACATTTCGTCTTCTCTTGCTTCTGAAACGCTCAAGCCCCTCACCGGCATTGTCCTCATATTTTCGGCCCTGCTTATCTACCTGCGAGTGTTTCACCCCAAGCACCCCGTGTTCAGCATACGCTGCAACAATACCGGTGGGATGCGCTTCTGGCTGCTTACCAGCGTTGTGGGCATGTTCAACGGACTTGTTTCCGGTGCCTGCGGCGTGGGGGCCACGCCCTTTATCCAGCTGACCCTGCTGATTATTTTCAACGTGCCGCTCTACCAGACCGTGGGCACGACCATGCTGGTCATATTGCCCATTGCGGTACTGGGCAGTCTGGGCTTTCTGGCGGCGGGACATCTCGACCCCACCCTGTTTGTGCAGGTTCTGGCCGGTCAGATTATTGGCGCGTATGTGGGGGCCAAGTTTACCCGCATGGCCCCACAGTTGCTGCTCAAAAGCTGCATGGTGCTGCTGCCCGCCCTGGGTGGCATTATTCTGCTGCTGAGCCGTTAA
- a CDS encoding TDT family transporter, translated as MLQSIRSFFRAVPTPLAGLALGIASLGMGLEKSLPLHNFGQVLGALTSMTLTFLLAGKFAFNPRLLLEELRHPVLGSILPTIAMALMLQSKSLSIVDARAAQGLWLFAVGLHLCLLLAFVAFRVRQFSLHHMVPSWFVPFVGISVAAMTVPGQSYYNLAYGLMVFGMVSYAALLPVMWYRLIFANQIEDASKPTIAILAAPASLSLVAYLSLEPSPSLLLCSLLLGVAVLMTSIIYVAFFKLLRLPFTPGFAAYTFPMAVGATALYKVSDMLAAYPAALEYSLQLKFFAVLEMIVATVVVAYVCCRYLIFYVRAWDTLMRAQRAAHI; from the coding sequence ATGTTGCAGAGCATACGCAGTTTCTTTCGTGCCGTTCCCACTCCGCTTGCGGGCCTGGCGCTGGGCATAGCCAGCCTGGGCATGGGGCTTGAAAAAAGCCTGCCTCTCCACAATTTCGGTCAGGTGCTTGGGGCGCTGACCTCCATGACGCTTACCTTCTTGCTGGCGGGCAAATTTGCATTCAACCCGCGCCTGCTGCTCGAAGAACTGCGTCACCCCGTGCTGGGCAGCATTTTGCCCACCATTGCCATGGCACTGATGCTGCAATCCAAAAGCCTGAGCATTGTTGACGCGCGGGCTGCGCAGGGCCTGTGGCTGTTTGCCGTGGGCCTGCACCTGTGCCTGCTGCTGGCCTTTGTAGCCTTTCGGGTAAGGCAGTTCAGCCTGCACCACATGGTGCCCAGCTGGTTTGTGCCCTTTGTGGGCATTAGCGTTGCGGCCATGACCGTGCCAGGCCAGTCCTACTACAACCTTGCATACGGCCTGATGGTCTTTGGCATGGTGAGCTACGCCGCCCTGCTGCCCGTCATGTGGTACCGCCTCATTTTTGCCAACCAGATTGAAGACGCCTCCAAACCCACCATCGCCATTCTGGCCGCGCCAGCCAGCCTTTCGCTGGTGGCTTACCTGAGCCTTGAGCCCTCGCCCTCGCTGCTGCTGTGCAGCCTGCTGCTTGGGGTTGCCGTGTTGATGACCAGCATTATCTACGTGGCGTTTTTCAAACTGCTGCGTCTGCCCTTTACCCCCGGCTTTGCGGCCTATACCTTTCCCATGGCGGTGGGTGCTACGGCGCTGTACAAGGTTTCCGACATGCTGGCCGCCTATCCGGCCGCTCTGGAATACAGCCTGCAGCTCAAGTTTTTTGCCGTGCTTGAAATGATCGTTGCCACCGTGGTGGTGGCCTACGTGTGCTGCCGCTACCTGATTTTTTATGTGCGGGCGTGGGATACGCTTATGCGAGCCCAAAGGGCCGCACATATCTGA
- a CDS encoding LysR family transcriptional regulator produces MTLKQLQVFIAVARYENLGQAADALFLTKGAVSQALQELERHLGVRLFDRVHPHLRLNHEGAQLRPLADEMLQRAEAMERLFQAGGACFLNVGASKTIGNYLLPQLLCDFEKQNAWLPKAQIANTARLLELVETYTLDVVLLEGEQHLPQMESVQWLQDEMAVVACRGHSLADGKAHAPEELAGQRWILREPNSGTRAYFEHTLGALIAPYNVALSLSSTEGVLGMVERGMGITFASRLMAELPGFSSRFSIIRLNRQFSRTFTICWHQSKYHSAGMDSFIRFCRAWSPARK; encoded by the coding sequence ATGACTCTCAAACAGTTGCAGGTATTTATCGCGGTCGCACGCTATGAGAATCTTGGGCAGGCTGCAGATGCCCTTTTTCTTACCAAGGGTGCAGTATCACAGGCTTTGCAGGAGCTGGAGCGGCATCTAGGCGTGCGGCTTTTTGACCGGGTTCACCCGCACCTGCGGCTGAATCATGAGGGCGCACAGCTGCGCCCTCTTGCAGACGAAATGCTGCAAAGGGCCGAGGCCATGGAGCGTCTGTTTCAGGCTGGAGGGGCATGTTTTTTGAACGTGGGGGCGAGCAAGACCATCGGCAACTATCTGCTGCCGCAGCTGCTGTGCGATTTTGAAAAACAGAACGCTTGGCTGCCCAAGGCGCAGATTGCCAATACGGCGCGTCTGCTTGAGCTGGTGGAGACCTACACGCTGGATGTGGTTTTGCTGGAGGGCGAGCAGCACCTGCCGCAAATGGAGTCAGTGCAGTGGTTGCAGGACGAAATGGCCGTAGTGGCCTGCCGGGGGCATTCGCTGGCAGACGGCAAGGCTCACGCCCCCGAAGAACTGGCGGGCCAGCGCTGGATACTGCGCGAACCCAATTCCGGCACCCGGGCCTATTTTGAACACACCCTTGGGGCGCTTATCGCGCCGTACAACGTGGCCTTGAGCCTCAGCTCCACCGAGGGTGTGCTGGGCATGGTTGAGCGGGGCATGGGCATCACCTTTGCCTCGCGGCTCATGGCCGAGTTGCCGGGCTTCAGCAGCAGGTTTTCCATAATCCGGCTCAACCGTCAGTTTTCACGTACGTTTACGATTTGCTGGCATCAATCCAAGTACCATTCGGCGGGCATGGACAGTTTTATCCGTTTTTGCCGGGCGTGGTCGCCTGCCAGAAAATAG